The Pyrus communis chromosome 12, drPyrComm1.1, whole genome shotgun sequence genomic sequence TTGTAACGGTAATTTATGTAAGTTCGGCGATGTGGTATGAACATGTTTTGCATCCAATAAACAtgagaatttattttattttaaaaagggATCAGTTGTAGTTTTGCTACGACAGTCCATCTTTTTGGAAGCTAAAAAGATTAATAAAGGCATTTCAGCTTTCCCCATAACCACTATCGTGTTGTTCATCAATATCAGGAATAGAAAATTTTGTATGACATTTTTCATCTTTAAAAATTAGGTATCTCTCACAACTTCACCAAACAAAGCAAGCAAGCATGGCAAGTAAGACATATCACATGGCTTCCTTCTCGGTTGACAACAGGCCATAAGcccgaaagaaaaagaaagattacaTAAGCATATCACAAGGCCATGAAAATCTCAGTTATATCTGCAACTAACAACCGAGTacaaagaagaaggaggaggttGCTCAATAAAGACTACACCAAAACTGCATGATAAACCCCCAATAAACCAAACCATcagcaacaatttttttttttttaagtaaatatgtcaaatttcaaaagatCAGTTTTGGTGCATAAGAGCACGACAATTTAATACCAAACTTCCCAAAGGATGATTAGAAGTCATAGATTATTGCCACTAGTATAAGGATCTAATAACAATCTTCTTCGTTCGCAACGATTCATGAATGATAAGTTTGATAGTAAATTATGACTAATCCATTGGGTAACTTAGCACTAGGAAAACCTCAAATATCGTCGTTTAAAAGCAAAACACAAAACATTGTTTTTTCAATGTTATGGCAGTGTGAACGTGCTTGCTTTCTGCCTTGAGTAGAAGAACAATCTTATGAATTATAATACATCATACTTTGATCattactaattaaatttaatataccATTGTAATGATCGCGGTCAATAGccaaaaatagaagaaaaaacagACGAGAATTTTTGGATGGCCAATTTCAGTAGCTAGTTTGCTTGTACTTGTAAAATACTCGAGGagaaaaattggaaaatcaAGAAGCAAAATCATGCAGTAGTTGCATTCTTGGGATGCCAATTATTTTACTGCAGGCTTTCGGTAAACAAAAGCACCAACTCCAAAGTAAAATGTCGCCACTTGTTGCCGCCTTTAACAAAAAGTTTTATTCTCCGGCGCTGCTCCACGTGATTATATCGTCTCTGTGTGTCTGTGGGGTTTGTAGCACAAAAGCAAAGCCTTGTTCGAACCCCAATGATATTCCCACGGCTTCCTATGTTCCTGGTCGCCCGGTACTCTTTCACCCCGCTAAGTAAACTCCAATGAGCAGTTGGCGATGGTGAGTTGTCGATGCAGTCATTCGCGATTCAAAGTTGTCGATGTATTGCAAAATTCACGTACATTATGAAATCACAATTATTCAATGATGTAAAACAAATGAcagaatgaattaaaaaaaaacatataatttgaAGATAAAAGGATGCATTTGAAATTTACAGATTTGATGTCCAAACTCTGATTTGGGCTCATGATACCTATTTGAAAAGGGAACGACACCATGAGTCCTATACGATGGATTTTGGCCATCCTGGGTAGTCTCAGCCCGTTTCAACCTCAAAAAAGTGTTTAAAGTTTCGTAATAAAAATCAGACTCTTTGTTTGTCATCCGATTCATATTAATTATGTTGATTTAATTCTGGAAGTCCTCTGAGTTGGTCCAAACGTTTCTAATCTTTATTTAAGTCATCTTAATGTATCTATGGCATTCATTCAAGAATTAATCAAATACAACATTGGGATTTCCCTCAATTTCCTGGTGATTCCACGCTTTGTTCTACAAGAAATTACGTTGGTTACTCTGATCGCTTTGTACTGTGTCATCCAAGCACGTGCAACTAATACTAGCATAGCTCTAATGAAAACTTCAGTTGAGATCAGATAGACTATGATCGGGAGCCGTTGAAGCGTGCCTTGTAAGACCCACATGCATCAACGGCTCACAATTATCGACTGAGTCTAGCATTTTTCGGTTTGAAGATAATGTGGATGCGCAGTTCTATACAACATGTGCTCAAATAATGAAATAACAAGTTTATTACAAAAACCAAGTAATAAAATAGTAAATGGTACATTTGGTTGAGGTAAAACGGCAATGGGTGCCCtagcaaaacaaacaacaaagtGAACGTATACCCTCCCTCCTCCATCCGCGCAATCAAGTAAATTTCTACTTCTACATCATCTTGTTACTCACAACTTTTACCTAAAAAGTAGGATGGTAACCAAGAGGCACATTCGTGTGACTTGCGTCGACTCTCCGCACGACTCTCCTCACACTCCACTCGTGGAAGAATTCCAGGGCAAGTCTAAGTGCAGTGCCGAGTCCAAGAACCACAATAATACCTGTACATGTACAACGTCTCTTACAGATTACAGTTCAACAAGCAATACCACCAATCATACTAATTTCTTGaacaaatcaaatttttacataTCGATGGGCACAAGCGTACCTATAATGATGTTGATGGGCAGTGCGGAGACACCAAGGGTGACAGAAATTAGCACGTCCAACAGTAGACCACCTATAAGGATTGAAAACGCCACATAAAGTGGGCTTACACAACCCTGCAACAAAGACCGGTGCAGTCGAAATCATTGCATCAACAACGTTATTCATCAAGGTTACTAATAATCTAGTAGATTGATTAGTGTCTTCCTTACCCTGTCTCGATTTTGTGATCGGTAGGATGAGTCAACTCTCCAAACCCAGTAGCTTGCCTGCTATTGCAAATACACTGAGAGTTAAATTTTGACATAAAAATGGGTAATGGCAGTCCCATAAATCTATGCTCAGATGTAATAATTCACAATCCAACAAAAAATGCTACTCTATTCCTGAGACAATTCGGTTCGGGATCACTACTCCGAAACTTAAAGTTCAAATCTAAGGACAGTCCAAACTACACACTaagttagaaaagaaaaaaaaaatggaaccaGTAAGATTTTGGGTACCAAAAAGCTCTGAAAGAGTCCGATATCAAACATAAAGTGGAATGGCTATCTAAACTACACACTAAGttagaaaagaataaaaaatggaTAACCAGTAAGATTTTGGGTACCGAAACACTCTGAAAGAGTCCGATATCAAACATAAAAGTGGAACGGCTATCAAATTGCTTAGTGTCTATAGCACAATACTATTCTTTGAAGTTATAGATCAAGACTTTTGGCTGGTGGAATATCCCGTTAGCTACGCTAATTCCGCACAGATATGTTAAGTTATGGCTTGAtgagcataagctatccgttaCACCCAAAGGTTCAGAATACATACAGTTGGCTGAGCCTCTGGAGATGGAACATTTGCTGCCACCCCTCTGCATAAACAGATTAGATCTTTCTATAAAATCAGACTTTACAAGGAGCTATTTTACAACTTGCCAATGAAATTAGTGAGGGAATTACTGGCATATCTCGCATTTGTTCGATCCCCTGGAGCGAAACCAAGCGTCTATACATGATCTGTGGGATTTCGCAAGCCCGCCTCGACATTGGCATCCGAGATCAATCAAAACTTCATCTTTCTCCTGCTGACACACTCTGAGGAACAAGCACAAAAAACCcaatataataaaattcaatttcaaaaaccatATGATCATAAACCATTAAATTGTAATTGAAAATCCAGCGATTTTTCGATACTCGCCTGCATTGTTCATGAGAGCTGGAAGTCCTCGACAGGTGGTCCTTTTTGGGAGAAGGAACCTCCTCTGAAAAATTGACCGTGGCGGTGACAGTCGGCGGTTCATGAACTTCAGATGACGCCCCACCCGAAACGACAACCTGTTGTAGCGGCAGCACCGTATCCACAGTTGCCAAACTGGGAAGTGAGCTAGTCTCAGGACCGCCGCCACCTAGCTGCTGCTTCTCCAGGTCAGGTAACTCTCCATTTTCACTCTCTTTCTCACCCCCCATTACTTCCGTGCTCCTGAATCTTACTCAAAACCCTAGAAAGTAGAAAACCCCCAATTTAATCCAATTTCCGATTTCCCGAACAATTCACATAAAAAATTTctgtgaaaaaaattaaattaaattaaaagcaAAGTGATAATTAAGGGGTTTTAAGGAGAGTGGATTGTCTTACCTTTTGGCTACGAAcctgaataaaaaaatttacaggGTCTGTGGCTTCGGCATaaccagaagaagaagaggaggaagaagaagttgAAGCGGTGGAGGAGAACATGAATATTTGGGGGTTTTGGAAGTTTGGTAAAACTCGGTTGGATCAGCAGCACAATGTGTTTAAGGAAAGACTAGGTGAGGTGATGGGACAGTTTGCTAGAATTagaaggaaggaaagaaaataagGAATTTAATTTTGTTGGTCAAGATAGCGTGCTCATCTTATTGTATTCggacataaaaaaaaagtagggatgtgatattcatacatcttattttacttctcacacgtatttttaattttcgatcgtcGGATCGGAAAAATCGAAGAAGATTAACAGATAGATATTATCcagaagtgtgtgagaagtaaaatggggtgtgtggatagcacaccccaaaaTGTATATGGGATCATGAGTTTGAAGCATGTCTTcggaattttctttttcttcataaaaTAGAGATATTAAGAAACAAGAGAATCAAACACAAACGGTTATTATTTATTCTGTTATAAAAAACGTGTTAATTATCAGAAATGTGAATACAAGGGATCAATGTCATTCTCATTCCTGATATATTATTCGTTTActatcacataaaaaaaaggaaaaataaataaataaaattcctaTTAAAATTCAACGTTTCATATGCAATTTCAACGAAATATCATTCTCAAATAGAACTTATTTATCGCATACCTGGACATTTTAGATATCATTTTCACATTACCATTTTATCTATTTTGGTCAAGATTTGAAATTATATAGCATGAAACATTCTTTTCAATGGTTTAAAATTAAGGGTTTAATCCAATGACTATAGTCAACAACTTCGGAAACAAGTTACATAAATTTCATAATCCATGACAGATGGAGAAACCATGGTCATATCAGGTTGGAGGCACAGTTGAGTCATGCCAGAGATACTGCTCAACCAACCCCAACCACAAACATTCGTCGTGTCAACTCCTCAACTCGCCTCAATCTACGATTCTACGTTTAAAACCGCTTTCAAAAGGATTAAAAGAACTTTCTGACAACTAAAAACGTTAATAAAGTGCAAGAAAAATCACTTCCAAGCAccggaaaattgaaaaatctttttcctctacttagaccatctccaatggtgacTTATAACCTAAAATTTCTCCTCCCCTCCCCCCGCCCAACAAAAAAATCCACTCCAACCCATGACCCAAAattaacctaaaacctaaaactcatTTGAGGGTCAAATACCGGCCCAGTTTTAGGCCACAAAGCAAAACGGGCCCCACCAACTGAGACTGAAACGGGGGCTGTGAAGCCCAGTTCCCTTTCCCTACTCGCCTATGCACTGCACGCGCTAGGCATTTTCAGAAAACCAACAGCCCGCGTGGGGGTGTTCCCCCGCCTGTCAATGCAATAAGTAGCCCAACGGCTACTTTTtataatccaacggctacattTAAATGGGTCAttggttaatccaacggtccaggttcaaatttttttttttttttttttaaagtttatgtggtttatcatgattttcatgtattgatttagtgatttatcagaatttaaatatttttatgttaaaatgttcataaaattaatttaagatagtcaacataatgtttttttttttaagttaatttaaaaaaaaaaaaaaggccttaATTCATTATTTCTTTGATAATCTGAAGCTAAAATTTTGAGCCAGAAGGGTTGGAGTGAAAAAGCTGTTTCTagactaaaacctaaattttttgggctaaataattttaggttttaggttaccATTGAAGTTCATCTTAGGACCAAAGGGCATATTGCTTTTGGTTCTAATATTCAGCCGGGATTTTGCCGCGGTTCATGGAGTGTTTTTATAAAGAGCACGCACAATGGAAGCTGAAAAGTAGTTAACAGGCATTGCGTCGGGTCTACTTCTCGAGCATTACAAGAAGCAACTACAAAGTACAAACAAAAGAATATATATGAACAAGTTTATATCGTTCCCTCGGTtcaaaattgttcaaaatgagTTAGAATTTATGAAAAACAGCTAAATGTAACTTTAAGCGTTTACATATTGGGTGCAAAAGCGGATAAAGGGTGAATACGAGGTGTAATTTATGCATCTCATGTTGTAACGAGAAGATAGGCGAGGCCTTTCAGATATTCGACAATTTCAGATCCTCCAAGCTTTGAAATTCCATATACCCTGTCAACAAAACTGATTGGAACCTGAGGACAACAGGCAAAAAGTCCGAGGATCAGACAATAATGCAGTTATTTGAAGCCAAAAATGAAGAGAACGGGCAAATTTAGGTGAAAACCAAATTCAAATATGCAAGGGCTTGCATGAGCACGTAAACAACTGTTAATAATACTCTCGATTCTATTACATCGTATCAACGGTTACGTTTATCTAAAATTAACTATGGAAACAATACTTATAAAATTCTAGCTCACAAATTACCGGCCATTGTAAAAGAAAAGTCATCAAAGCAGCAGGGTAGCAAATGAGACTGATGATTCTAGAATCCTAATGCACAAATTATTTTGTACTTTTGAAGGGCATTTACATTTGTCGCTTTTTATCAAATATGTTCATGAATTTCTTATATTGAATGCCGTCAAAGTTTCAGAGTTTCACattgaaccaaaataacacTACATACAACGGTAAGCTATCAGTGGATACAAATGCACCAGTTCCTGAATAACTTTGATGCTCTGTTTATAAAACCCGTGGGCATCTCTTATTGGTTCCTAGTGTACTTTTCAAAATGAAGGAATCATAGTGTACTTTTTAAGTGCCTATTTCAAAATATCCTCAAGCTAGCAATACATCTTAAATTAAACAAATGCAAAGCTGATAAGCACAAGGCTTCACCATAATCTACAACCAACATCCTAGTGTCCGAAGAATGTGAAACTCAGAATAAGAACAGAGAAAACCATTCATGGTAGGAGGCATGAAAACAGACACAAGCCCCATTTTGTTTGTTATTAAAAGATAGAAATATGGGGAGGGTGTACGTGGCAGTCAatatagaaacaaaaaaaagacaTGGGCACCAATTATAAGAAGATTGATACTTCCGATGATGTCAACAAAAGCAACGGTGACAAATGCAAAGCTTGCTTCGTGACCATGGTACTATCTATTTCAACAACAAGGTTAAGGCAAACATGCATGACATAATTGTAACTACCTCTTCGATATGGTATCCTTTTCTAGAAGCACGAACTATCATCTCCATCTGAAAGACGTAGCCCTTGCTGACACAGGAACTAATGATATCTTCAAGCACTGTTTTCCTGTAAAGCCTACAAAAGAACCACAAAAATGTCAGTCCTATGATCATGTTAAGCATGATACAGTACATAACTCAATACAATAATCAAATCTTGTACCGAAATGATCCAGTCAAATCTGATACACCAGGCCATAGTAGTGTGTGTGCAAGAACATTGGCTCCTCTACTTGTTAGTTTGCGCATAAGATTCCATCCATGGACCCCGCCACCTCTGACATAACGAGTTCCAGTAACTATACTTGCACCAGTTTCCAGCTGTTTCCTAATAATAAACACGCCACAAGCAAATTCACGAGGAATTCAAGAAATGAAGTATACTATGGAATCGTAGGGAACCACAAGAAAGAACTTGTTCTTACTTGATGAAGCTTGGCAAATACTTTGGCTGCATcataggaagaaaagaaaatgaataaaacCGTGAAGGTGATGACAAGCTGGAAATCTATGAAAACATATAACATCcaagaaaagaatagaaaacaaacccaaaatgCATATCAACGTAGTGGCCAGAGGAGGGCTCCCTTGTGTTCAAAGGGAAGAGAGAATTCAATTCTAATGCTTGACTTAATTGAAATAGCGACATAAAACAAGATTCGAAAGAAATTACTCAAACAATCATTTCCCCTAAACATTTCTAACTATCAATATGAATAACAAGCACTCAATGAGCTTTAAACCAATGAGGCAGTCTACTGTAAAATAGAAAGGCAACGGCTATTATCCTCTCCATTTTTTAATTTCGCAGAGATGGCCCTCATAAATGTAAT encodes the following:
- the LOC137711311 gene encoding uncharacterized protein isoform X2; this translates as MGGEKESENGELPDLEKQQLGGGGPETSSLPSLATVDTVLPLQQVVVSGGASSEVHEPPTVTATVNFSEEVPSPKKDHLSRTSSSHEQCRVCQQEKDEVLIDLGCQCRGGLAKSHRSCIDAWFRSRGSNKCEICQGVAANVPSPEAQPTASYWVWRVDSSYRSQNRDRGCVSPLYVAFSILIGGLLLDVLISVTLGVSALPINIIIGIIVVLGLGTALRLALEFFHEWSVRRVVRRVDASHTNVPLGYHPTF
- the LOC137711311 gene encoding uncharacterized protein isoform X1 encodes the protein MGGEKESENGELPDLEKQQLGGGGPETSSLPSLATVDTVLPLQQVVVSGGASSEVHEPPTVTATVNFSEEVPSPKKDHLSRTSSSHEQCRVCQQEKDEVLIDLGCQCRGGLAKSHRSCIDAWFRSRGSNKCEICQGVAANVPSPEAQPTQASYWVWRVDSSYRSQNRDRGCVSPLYVAFSILIGGLLLDVLISVTLGVSALPINIIIGIIVVLGLGTALRLALEFFHEWSVRRVVRRVDASHTNVPLGYHPTF
- the LOC137710941 gene encoding dolichol-phosphate mannosyltransferase subunit 1, encoding METKNKYSIIVPTYNERLNIALLVYLVFKHLRDVDFEIIVVDDGSPDGTQEIVEQLQQLYGHDRILLRARAKKLGLGTAYIHGLKHASGNFVVIMDADLSHHPKYLPSFIKKQLETGASIVTGTRYVRGGGVHGWNLMRKLTSRGANVLAHTLLWPGVSDLTGSFRLYRKTVLEDIISSCVSKGYVFQMEMIVRASRKGYHIEEVPISFVDRVYGISKLGGSEIVEYLKGLAYLLVTT